The nucleotide sequence AACATTCTTCCAACAATACAAGTGAATATTCTTGTAACAAAGGACTTGCCCTCCATACGCACCAGTGTGAGTACGAAGATGGGCTTTGAGGTGGGAACTTTTGAAGTAAGTTTTCCTACAGCCTGGGAAGTTGCAAACGTAATTTCTCCTCCTTGAGAAGTCCATTTGAGGTGCACAGCTTTGACCAGAAGCAATAAAAACTGGTGCAGGAGCAAGAGGCAATAACTTGGTGTTCCCAACAGTCATTAGAGTTTGCTGGCACCGAGGTGACTGTGCAACAGCAGTCTGTGGAAGAACCAACATAACAGTCCCCTGAGGCACAGAAGATCCCATGAGAACAGGCTGAGAAACTGGGGCTGTTTGGGGTAAAATAGGTTGGACAGTAGTTGCGACTGTCTGTGTAGGGGGTTTTATAAAGGCAGAAATCATACCTCTTTGCCTGTTAAAAGGGATCATTTGGCAGATGACTTGGGGGTTTGAAACAGGGGTAGGTAGCAGCTGAGTGGCTTTTTTCTGTAGGTAGTTGTCACAATTCTTTGGTAAACAAGTCCGCGGTGAAACAGGCCTTATTGGCTGTTGCCCTTTATTGGTAGTGTTACAACTGGAATTGTGCAAATAAGGCTGATGTACTGATGAAGTATCACTAATTAAACCATCAGCAGTATCCATGTCCTGTGAAACTCTGGAATGTCTTCGGTCTTGTGCTTCAGACCAGTCTATGGAAGTGCTGCAATTGCCTGAAGTTACCTTTGTTTTAACTTGCACAGCAGGAATGTGTGGGTAAGCAGAACTATCGCCTGTATGACGTATAACGCTGGTTGCCATGGCCCTGCAAGGCTGAGGGGCAGGTGGCTCAGATATTGCTGACTTCTGACTGGACTGCCTCTCCACGTTTATGACAGATGGTTTGGCTATGGCAGATGCACAGTTTGTAGAGGTGACTACGCAAACAGATGTATTTGCCATGACTGTCCTTGGTTTGGAATAAGTGACTTGTGAAGAAAGGAGCATTGTAGTCGATGGCTCAACAAAatcagggctgtggggtggggtcatacactagaaaaataaaacaaaagtatacaAACATAAAAACAGTCATGTGTTTTCATAGTGGTTATCaatcttactttaaaaataaagaacacGTGATGAAGATCTAGAGTGTAATGAAGAGTCTAAAGACCCATATTTTAGGAAGCTATGACTAAAACATTAACTTCTTATAGAGTGGCTCTTCTGGAAAGTTCAAAAGCCTGCTAGTATCAAGTAAACAGTGATGCAGCCACAATACTGCATGAGTCAGCTCTTTAGGCTCCAACGCCCATTTTCACCCCTCAGATAATGGATGCATCTATTTAAATGCTGTTCACTGTGCGCTGTTCTTAGAAAACAGGATAGCAATTCATAGTGACATTATACCTGTTTAACTGCAGGTTTGCAGTGACCTAaatcttttattaattattattctgtCAGTTGGAAGCTCATCTTGGAATAGATATGTTTGGAACTGCTCTCCCCTCTCTTCTTGAGccacttctccctcttccctccactGCTGCTGAGAATTTATGCCTCTTCCCAACACTGCTGCAGAAGAGACCAGCCACTGTTGGGAGATGAGAATGTGACCTATGAGGTCTATCAGCCAGTCATCACCGCTTCTcaaccttcctcctcctttttcctaGACTTTTATTATGCAAATGAACTATCATGTAAAATGAATTTCTTAACATTCTGAAAGATTAAAACAaatttgctcccccccccccaagttcttCTTGGCTATCACCTACAACAATACCTACATAAAAAACACAAGAagagctatactgggtcagaccaaaggtccaactagcccagcatcctgtcttctgactgcggccaatgccaggtgcttcagagagaacgaacagaacaggcaatcatcaagtgatccatcccctgttgcccattcctagctaTCTAAGAATCAAGTGTCATCTGAAGTGGACCAGAACTTTGGAGAAATAAGCAGGTGCATGAACAAACGCACAGGCTACGGAAGTATCATGATGAAGTGGCAAGTTTAATTTTAACTTGCTTTTATGCTTTATCGTAGTGTTTAACAACATTTCTCCTGCATTCCAAGGATTCTTTTTTGTATTATCTTTGCAGGTAAATCAATACAGtgtctactcctgggggaattctgaaacattgtgcaatgcagaatttttcagaaattaaggCTCTGTGCACAGAATTTCCGTTCACCACCACAGAAATGGACTGTaatgctgctgcctgccactaggggccactggatgCGGCAGAGCCCATCTCACATACAGAAAACACTGCCAGGGGAAGGGACCGCTACAGGGTTCTtcgcagctgcagttcccagcatgccctaagggaaggaggcagcgtgtgtgtgtgtgtgtgtgtatatatatatatatatatatatatatatatatatatgggaaggaagaaactccacacaagcctgggactgagcatcaggctgtttctccctctggatccctgggctctgatgGGTTGTTTGGGCTGGGGCAAGCCTGCAGCTGAGGtctgtgggggaaagggatgGGTTTCTGTGCAAGGGGAGGCCCCACAGCTCGTCTCGGGGGGGTAGGGGATTTGGGTGTATTGGCTGTGgggggcccagagctgggctctgagtgGGAGGGGTTGTGGATGTTTGGCCCCCTGGCTGAAGAGGatgagggggcagagaaacaggaaatgGGTTTGTCACAGGAGTTTCTTTTAACTCTCTACTGCTGGGAGAATTTTGTGCGTTTCTCGGTCTGTATTGTtgcagacatacttgctgacaagtaatttgaaataaattacaaaagtAACTGAAACTGGcttgattatgtagtgttatttttgacaaataaaattggaagaattttgaagaattttaaaatattgtgtgcagaatttttatatttttggtgcagaattcccccagggtcCTCTTACTCAAAGTACTAAGGAGAAACCTACAATAAACTATCCAAATAAGCTTGCCCAGGACATCAGTTAAAATGAACACTTGATCAATGTTTTTCTACTTCGCTTTAAACAGgagatcaaaacattttgtttgtgtcATCACATCTATTACCGAAGAGATGACGGAATTATCCAAACTGCGAAATGTATACTTTACATGAAAATAGTAATTACATATACAGACAAGTTAGGGGGTAAACATCACTTTTGACAATaatcagcatttaaaaaacaaagatactGCTCTCTCCCCAAATACAACAAAATTATTCAGTATAATGGggatataatagtaataatataaATGTTATCTGTGGTCATACATattcattttgaatttgtttttttcttaccaGTGTAGACAAAAAGTGATAATCCTTTGGTAATTCAGAGGCCACTTCAGCATGCATTGTGAAGTCACCTGAATCTGAGATGGGAGTAAGTGGCCTTATCTTTAATAGGTCACCTTTCTGTGATCTTTGACCCCAGGAGCTCATACAAACAAGCGCCTCGACTGCTTCTATGTCATTCTGCTCTAAGGTGCTGCACGTAGACCTTTCACTGTCATGACGCTGTCTTTCACGTATAGATTCATATATGTCCACAATGTCAATCTAAAGGCAATCAGATCATTAGTTGTTAGGACAAGTCAGAAAACAAAGTTACCACCACCCACATATTGCTTGCTTATAATGAAGATCACTTGAAACTCATCATATGCccaatgcaagattttttttttaaaccaactcaGTTATTCAATATGCaaacctttcccctccccctcctaccAGAGTACATCTtatctccccactcccaccccaattAGCCTTGCAGAAGAATGACTCACTAGAAAGGAATAGACAAACGTAGCTCAAATTTCCAGACTAACATTCTTGGATTATTGTTGCTCTGAGTAAACATGTTCTGCACACGCACACGCATACACAAACTCCACCCCCTGCTTTGTGTAGGGAGGGCCATTTTCTGACTTGACATGAGGGTTTTATTTAGCATCAGTCTAATATTTACTGCTGTTTAGAAGAATGAGATAAGGGCAGAGAGTCAAGGGCTCCCAAGTTCCAAACACAGGTCTGCTGCCTActcaggctacgtctacactacagtttatgcAGGCATAATTTATgaagctcaggggtgtgaatgaaTCACCCACCTGAGCGACATAAGCTACACCAACATGAGCACCAGCGTGGagtttctcccactgacatagcttctgctacTTGCAGGAGGGCCGGAGTAGTTAAGCCAAGGGCAGAGCTCTTTCATGTTGGCTTAGAACTATACCTGCCTGTGCCATTCtgaactctctagtgtagccgtGCCCTCTCAGTGTATAAATTTGGCAAGTCATTTATCCCCCATATTATAGAtggaggaaattgaggcagaaagATGCATACATAGGAGGGCACCATGATAACTGGATGTGCGTATGGTGCTCTATGgtaaagcactatgtaagaggTAGATATTATTATTAGGGCATTTGGGGGCGGGAGAGAAATCCAAACATCAATTTGTTTACATAAACAAATACTGCATTATTGTACTTTTTGGGGGGTTAAAAATCCTGATCTTTCCTTCAGTGAAAACAAAACGTATGCAAGTTTTGCAAACGCTCACTGTTGTGTGTGCTGTAATGACTCCAGCAGCCACATGTTGTTGCTCTAATACTTATATTCACTTTTCCCCACATAAAATGAGTGATAACAAAAGGGTCCACTACGCCACTTCTTGCACACCCAAAACTCTAAACAAAATCAACTaaaattctgtgtgtgtgaggacagcagaatcaggcctttctTTAGATTATAAACTGTTAGGGACAATGCTTAGATACTGCAGTGATAggtcctattaaaaaaaaaaaaaaaaaaactaaagcaGATTAGATGGCATTCGTGAAATTATGCCCCCACTGAAGGTCAATGAGaccttgccattgacttcactaggtcCATAGTGCCATGCAGATACACACGTGTAATAAATACTATGTATTATGTACACAGTTGTGTGGCAGATACATTCAGCAcaatattcagagtagcagc is from Dermochelys coriacea isolate rDerCor1 chromosome 3, rDerCor1.pri.v4, whole genome shotgun sequence and encodes:
- the KLF11 gene encoding Krueppel-like factor 11 isoform X4, with the translated sequence MPGSERGEAPAIDIVDIYESIRERQRHDSERSTCSTLEQNDIEAVEALVCMSSWGQRSQKGDLLKIRPLTPISDSGDFTMHAEVASELPKDYHFLSTLCMTPPHSPDFVEPSTTMLLSSQVTYSKPRTVMANTSVCVVTSTNCASAIAKPSVINVERQSSQKSAISEPPAPQPCRAMATSVIRHTGDSSAYPHIPAVQVKTKVTSGNCSTSIDWSEAQDRRHSRVSQDMDTADGLISDTSSVHQPYLHNSSCNTTNKGQQPIRPVSPRTCLPKNCDNYLQKKATQLLPTPVSNPQVICQMIPFNRQRGMISAFIKPPTQTVATTVQPILPQTAPVSQPVLMGSSVPQGTVMLVLPQTAVAQSPRCQQTLMTVGNTKLLPLAPAPVFIASGQSCAPQMDFSRRRNYVCNFPGCRKTYFKSSHLKAHLRTHTGAYGGQVLCYKNIHLYCWKNVILHFDSERGKWVA
- the KLF11 gene encoding Krueppel-like factor 11 isoform X5, producing MTPPHSPDFVEPSTTMLLSSQVTYSKPRTVMANTSVCVVTSTNCASAIAKPSVINVERQSSQKSAISEPPAPQPCRAMATSVIRHTGDSSAYPHIPAVQVKTKVTSGNCSTSIDWSEAQDRRHSRVSQDMDTADGLISDTSSVHQPYLHNSSCNTTNKGQQPIRPVSPRTCLPKNCDNYLQKKATQLLPTPVSNPQVICQMIPFNRQRGMISAFIKPPTQTVATTVQPILPQTAPVSQPVLMGSSVPQGTVMLVLPQTAVAQSPRCQQTLMTVGNTKLLPLAPAPVFIASGQSCAPQMDFSRRRNYVCNFPGCRKTYFKSSHLKAHLRTHTGAYGGQVLCYKNIHLYCWKNVILHFDSERGEKPFSCNWEGCDKKFARSDELSRHRRTHTGEKKFACPVCDRRFMRSDHLTKHARRHMTTKKIPSWQTQIDKLNRIATAEKPKSGGALNMLIPMPTSA
- the KLF11 gene encoding Krueppel-like factor 11 isoform X1 — translated: MPGSERGEAPAIDIVDIYESIRERQRHDSERSTCSTLEQNDIEAVEALVCMSSWGQRSQKGDLLKIRPLTPISDSGDFTMHAEVASELPKDYHFLSTLCMTPPHSPDFVEPSTTMLLSSQVTYSKPRTVMANTSVCVVTSTNCASAIAKPSVINVERQSSQKSAISEPPAPQPCRAMATSVIRHTGDSSAYPHIPAVQVKTKVTSGNCSTSIDWSEAQDRRHSRVSQDMDTADGLISDTSSVHQPYLHNSSCNTTNKGQQPIRPVSPRTCLPKNCDNYLQKKATQLLPTPVSNPQVICQMIPFNRQRGMISAFIKPPTQTVATTVQPILPQTAPVSQPVLMGSSVPQGTVMLVLPQTAVAQSPRCQQTLMTVGNTKLLPLAPAPVFIASGQSCAPQMDFSRRRNYVCNFPGCRKTYFKSSHLKAHLRTHTGAYGGQVLCYKNIHLYCWKNVILHFDSERGEKPFSCNWEGCDKKFARSDELSRHRRTHTGEKKFACPVCDRRFMRSDHLTKHARRHMTTKKIPSWQTQIDKLNRIATAEKPKSGGALNMLIPMPTSA
- the KLF11 gene encoding Krueppel-like factor 11 isoform X3, with amino-acid sequence MSSWGQRSQKGDLLKIRPLTPISDSGDFTMHAEVASELPKDYHFLSTLCMTPPHSPDFVEPSTTMLLSSQVTYSKPRTVMANTSVCVVTSTNCASAIAKPSVINVERQSSQKSAISEPPAPQPCRAMATSVIRHTGDSSAYPHIPAVQVKTKVTSGNCSTSIDWSEAQDRRHSRVSQDMDTADGLISDTSSVHQPYLHNSSCNTTNKGQQPIRPVSPRTCLPKNCDNYLQKKATQLLPTPVSNPQVICQMIPFNRQRGMISAFIKPPTQTVATTVQPILPQTAPVSQPVLMGSSVPQGTVMLVLPQTAVAQSPRCQQTLMTVGNTKLLPLAPAPVFIASGQSCAPQMDFSRRRNYVCNFPGCRKTYFKSSHLKAHLRTHTGEKPFSCNWEGCDKKFARSDELSRHRRTHTGEKKFACPVCDRRFMRSDHLTKHARRHMTTKKIPSWQTQIDKLNRIATAEKPKSGGALNMLIPMPTSA
- the KLF11 gene encoding Krueppel-like factor 11 isoform X6, which produces MTPPHSPDFVEPSTTMLLSSQVTYSKPRTVMANTSVCVVTSTNCASAIAKPSVINVERQSSQKSAISEPPAPQPCRAMATSVIRHTGDSSAYPHIPAVQVKTKVTSGNCSTSIDWSEAQDRRHSRVSQDMDTADGLISDTSSVHQPYLHNSSCNTTNKGQQPIRPVSPRTCLPKNCDNYLQKKATQLLPTPVSNPQVICQMIPFNRQRGMISAFIKPPTQTVATTVQPILPQTAPVSQPVLMGSSVPQGTVMLVLPQTAVAQSPRCQQTLMTVGNTKLLPLAPAPVFIASGQSCAPQMDFSRRRNYVCNFPGCRKTYFKSSHLKAHLRTHTGEKPFSCNWEGCDKKFARSDELSRHRRTHTGEKKFACPVCDRRFMRSDHLTKHARRHMTTKKIPSWQTQIDKLNRIATAEKPKSGGALNMLIPMPTSA
- the KLF11 gene encoding Krueppel-like factor 11 isoform X2; translation: MPGSERGEAPAIDIVDIYESIRERQRHDSERSTCSTLEQNDIEAVEALVCMSSWGQRSQKGDLLKIRPLTPISDSGDFTMHAEVASELPKDYHFLSTLCMTPPHSPDFVEPSTTMLLSSQVTYSKPRTVMANTSVCVVTSTNCASAIAKPSVINVERQSSQKSAISEPPAPQPCRAMATSVIRHTGDSSAYPHIPAVQVKTKVTSGNCSTSIDWSEAQDRRHSRVSQDMDTADGLISDTSSVHQPYLHNSSCNTTNKGQQPIRPVSPRTCLPKNCDNYLQKKATQLLPTPVSNPQVICQMIPFNRQRGMISAFIKPPTQTVATTVQPILPQTAPVSQPVLMGSSVPQGTVMLVLPQTAVAQSPRCQQTLMTVGNTKLLPLAPAPVFIASGQSCAPQMDFSRRRNYVCNFPGCRKTYFKSSHLKAHLRTHTGEKPFSCNWEGCDKKFARSDELSRHRRTHTGEKKFACPVCDRRFMRSDHLTKHARRHMTTKKIPSWQTQIDKLNRIATAEKPKSGGALNMLIPMPTSA
- the KLF11 gene encoding Krueppel-like factor 11 isoform X8, which codes for MPGSERGEAPAIDIVDIYESIRERQRHDSERSTCSTLEQNDIEAVEALVCMSSWGQRSQKGDLLKIRPLTPISDSGDFTMHAEVASELPKDYHFLSTLCMTPPHSPDFVEPSTTMLLSSQVTYSKPRTVMANTSVCVVTSTNCASAIAKPSVINVERQSSQKSAISEPPAPQPCRAMATSVIRHTGDSSAYPHIPAVQVKTKVTSGNCSTSIDWSEAQDRRHSRVSQDMDTADGLISDTSSVHQPYLHNSSCNTTNKGQQPIRPVSPRTCLPKNCDNYLQKKATQLLPTPVSNPQVICQMIPFNRQRDCCCTVTSVPANSNDCWEHQVIASCSCTSFYCFWSKLCTSNGLLKEEKLRLQLPRL
- the KLF11 gene encoding Krueppel-like factor 11 isoform X7, whose protein sequence is MPGSERGEAPAIDIVDIYESIRERQRHDSERSTCSTLEQNDIEAVEALVCMSSWGQRSQKGDLLKIRPLTPISDSGDFTMHAEVASELPKDYHFLSTLCMTPPHSPDFVEPSTTMLLSSQVTYSKPRTVMANTSVCVVTSTNCASAIAKPSVINVERQSSQKSAISEPPAPQPCRAMATSVIRHTGDSSAYPHIPAVQVKTKVTSGNCSTSIDWSEAQDRRHSRVSQDMDTADGLISDTSSVHQPYLHNSSCNTTNKGQQPIRPVSPRTCLPKNCDNYLQKKATQLLPTPVSNPQVICQMIPFNRQRGEKPFSCNWEGCDKKFARSDELSRHRRTHTGEKKFACPVCDRRFMRSDHLTKHARRHMTTKKIPSWQTQIDKLNRIATAEKPKSGGALNMLIPMPTSA